In one window of Frigoriglobus tundricola DNA:
- a CDS encoding universal stress protein, translating to MDAVPPNPRGPLMIHVTKILYPTDFSSYSNQAYFHAVGLAETYGASLTVVYVHTPGAAGDKAHWRSQLEQVRPANPNIAVRHVLLEGDPATEIARYATDAGIDVIVIGTRGRTGADRLELGSVAERVMREAPCSVLVVKLPKGLTGAERPVAAAAAPARA from the coding sequence ATGGACGCCGTGCCGCCGAACCCGCGGGGGCCACTCATGATCCACGTGACGAAGATCCTGTACCCGACGGACTTCTCCAGTTACTCGAACCAGGCGTACTTCCACGCGGTCGGGCTGGCCGAGACCTACGGCGCCAGCCTCACCGTCGTGTACGTCCACACGCCGGGTGCGGCGGGCGACAAGGCCCACTGGCGCAGCCAACTGGAACAGGTGCGGCCGGCGAACCCGAACATCGCCGTCCGCCACGTGCTCCTGGAGGGCGACCCGGCGACCGAGATCGCCCGGTACGCGACCGACGCGGGCATCGATGTGATCGTGATCGGGACCCGCGGCCGGACCGGCGCGGACCGGTTGGAACTGGGCAGCGTGGCCGAGCGGGTGATGCGCGAGGCGCCGTGTTCGGTGCTGGTGGTGAAGCTGCCCAAGGGTCTGACCGGGGCCGAACGGCCGGTCGCCGCGGCCGCCGCGCCGGCCCGTGCCTGA